In Columba livia isolate bColLiv1 breed racing homer chromosome 25, bColLiv1.pat.W.v2, whole genome shotgun sequence, the following proteins share a genomic window:
- the LOC135576394 gene encoding olfactory receptor 14A16-like, with amino-acid sequence MSNSSSITQFLLLPFTDTRELRLLHFWLFLGVYLAALLGNGLIITTIAWDQHLHTPMYFFLLNLALLDLGSISTIVPKSMANSLWDTRAISYSGCAVQVFLFLFFISAEFYLLTVMSYDRYVAICKPLHYGTLLGSRACVHMAAAAWATGFLTALLHTANTFSLPLCKGNALDQFFCEIPQILKLSCSHSYLRELGLLVVSACLAFTCFVFIVVSYVQILKAVLRIPSEQGRHKAFSTCLPHLAVVSLFISTAMFANLKPPSISSPTVDLVVSVLYSVVPPAVNSLIYSMRNQELKDALRTLMSGFLSKTLEFPYSAYHS; translated from the coding sequence atgtccaacagcagctccatcacccagttcctcctcctgccgttcacagacacacgggagctgcggctcttgcacttctggctcttcctgggcgtctacctggctgccctcctgggcaacggcctcatcatcaccaccatagcctgggaccagcacctccacacccccatgtacttcttcctgctcaacctcgccctccttgacctgggctccatctccaccattgtccccaagtccatggccaattccctctgggacaccagggccatttcctattcaggttgtgctgtgcaggtctttctgtttttgttcttcatttcagcagagttttatctcctcaccgtcatgtcctacgaccgctacgttgccatctgcaaacccctgcactacgggaccctcctgggcagcagagcttgtgtccacatggcagcagctgcctgggccactgggtttctcactgctctgctgcacacggccaatacattttcactgcccctgtgcaagggcaatgccctggaccagttcttctgtgaaatcccccagatcctcaagctctcctgctcacactcctacctcagggaacttgggcttcttgtggtcagtgcctgtttagcttttacgtgttttgtgttcattgtggtgtcctatgtgcagatcttgaaggccgtgctgaggatcccctctgagcagggacggcacaaagccttttccacctgcctccctcacctggccgtggtctccctgttcatcagcactgccatgtttgccaaCCTGAaacccccctccatctcctccccaaccgtggacctggtggtgtcagttctgtactcagtggtgcctccagcagtgaactccctcatctacagcatgaggaaccaggagctcaaggatgccctgaggacACTAATGTCTGGATTCTTGTCAAAGACATTAGAATTCCCATATTCTGCATATCACTCATGA